One genomic window of Corallococcus caeni includes the following:
- the def gene encoding peptide deformylase: MVLKIVQAGEPVLRQRARELTPEEIGSEQTRQLIQLMRDTMRDAPGVGLAAPQVGAGVRLVVIEDRAEYQAGASPADLALRERAPVAFHVLINPKLVVEDPTPVEFHEGCLSVSGFAALVPRARGVRVEALDENGQPVTVSARGWYARILQHELDHLDGTLYVDRMETRSLSTQDNHRRHWLGKSTAQVRAALGLPEETPSLPRKDPT, translated from the coding sequence ATGGTGCTCAAGATCGTCCAGGCGGGGGAACCGGTGCTGCGTCAGCGCGCGCGCGAGCTGACCCCGGAAGAAATCGGCAGCGAACAGACGCGGCAGCTCATCCAGCTGATGCGCGACACGATGCGCGACGCGCCCGGCGTGGGGCTCGCGGCGCCGCAGGTGGGCGCGGGCGTGCGGCTGGTGGTCATCGAGGACCGGGCGGAGTACCAGGCCGGCGCTTCGCCCGCGGACCTGGCGCTGCGGGAGCGGGCACCCGTGGCCTTCCACGTGCTGATCAACCCGAAGCTGGTGGTGGAGGACCCCACCCCGGTGGAGTTCCACGAGGGCTGCCTGAGCGTGAGCGGCTTCGCGGCGCTGGTGCCCCGGGCGCGCGGCGTGCGGGTGGAGGCGCTGGATGAGAACGGGCAGCCGGTGACGGTGTCGGCGCGCGGCTGGTACGCGCGCATCCTCCAGCACGAGCTGGATCACCTGGACGGCACGCTCTACGTGGACCGCATGGAGACGCGCAGCCTGTCGACGCAGGACAACCACCGGCGGCACTGGCTGGGCAAGAGCACGGCCCAGGTGCGCGCGGCGCTGGGGCTGCCGGAAGAGACGCCTTCGCTTCCCCGAAAGGACCCGACATGA
- a CDS encoding alpha/beta fold hydrolase, whose amino-acid sequence MPFATKSGRRIHYEVQGHGPPLLLLHGLLQLGSHWSLKGYLAALTDAYTVVTFDSLGHGRSDTPHDLEAYGLRHRVEDALSVLDALSIDRAHAWGYSMGGWTVCGLASFAPERLASYVVGGWDPAVGLPVAYAALEKQLRPGKDVDWFQVLLFGARRAPELAEAIDAGDLDALRLCLKACEKSAGLDEALVQSRRPGLLYCGAMDPYHDSMKAVAARAGAAFATIEHADHGGAWAKAPKVLPHVLPFLESVARR is encoded by the coding sequence ATGCCCTTCGCGACGAAGTCCGGCCGCCGCATCCACTACGAGGTCCAGGGCCACGGCCCTCCCCTGCTCCTGCTGCACGGCCTGCTCCAGCTGGGCTCGCACTGGTCGCTCAAGGGGTACCTGGCCGCGCTGACGGACGCGTACACGGTGGTGACGTTCGACTCGCTGGGGCATGGCCGGAGCGACACGCCGCACGACCTGGAGGCCTACGGGCTGCGGCACCGGGTGGAGGACGCGCTGTCGGTGCTCGACGCGCTCTCCATCGACCGGGCGCACGCGTGGGGCTATTCGATGGGCGGGTGGACGGTGTGTGGGCTCGCGTCCTTCGCGCCGGAGCGGCTGGCGTCCTACGTGGTGGGCGGGTGGGACCCGGCGGTGGGCCTGCCCGTGGCCTACGCGGCGCTGGAGAAGCAGCTGCGGCCGGGAAAGGACGTGGACTGGTTCCAGGTGCTCCTCTTCGGCGCACGGCGCGCGCCGGAGCTGGCGGAGGCCATCGACGCGGGAGACCTGGACGCGCTGCGGCTGTGCCTGAAGGCCTGTGAGAAGTCCGCGGGCCTGGATGAGGCGCTGGTGCAATCCAGGCGGCCGGGGCTGCTGTACTGCGGCGCGATGGACCCGTACCACGACTCCATGAAGGCCGTGGCCGCGCGGGCCGGCGCGGCGTTCGCGACCATCGAGCATGCGGACCATGGCGGAGCCTGGGCGAAGGCACCGAAGGTGCTGCCCCACGTGCTGCCGTTCCTCGAGTCCGTCGCGCGGCGCTGA
- a CDS encoding MaoC family dehydratase — MASTEEGGRQALFLDDLSVGQKFISGTHALDAAQIIAFAREFDPQGFHLDDAAAKETLFEGLAASGWHTAALTMKLNVQSGLPFKGGIVGAGGDIRWPRPTRPGDVLHVESEVLEIIPSRTRPDRGIATVRSETRNQKGDVVQVLVAKLVLPRRPASG, encoded by the coding sequence ATGGCTTCGACGGAAGAGGGTGGGCGGCAGGCGTTGTTCCTGGACGACCTGTCGGTGGGGCAGAAGTTCATCAGCGGCACGCACGCGCTGGACGCGGCGCAGATCATCGCCTTCGCGCGGGAGTTCGACCCGCAGGGCTTCCACCTGGATGACGCCGCGGCGAAGGAGACGCTCTTCGAGGGGCTGGCGGCGAGCGGCTGGCACACGGCGGCCCTCACCATGAAGCTCAACGTGCAAAGCGGACTGCCCTTCAAGGGCGGCATCGTGGGGGCGGGCGGGGACATCCGCTGGCCCAGGCCCACGCGCCCGGGGGACGTCCTTCACGTGGAGAGCGAGGTGCTGGAGATCATCCCGTCGCGGACGCGGCCGGACCGGGGCATCGCCACCGTGCGCAGCGAGACGCGCAACCAGAAGGGCGACGTGGTGCAGGTGCTGGTCGCGAAGCTGGTGCTGCCCCGCCGCCCGGCGAGCGGCTGA
- a CDS encoding fatty acid desaturase family protein, with product MSRGTPDFDLASVDVEGFYRELKELRARLDADLGESDAAHLRKLERWGKVASVLGVATAWIAPNPLSAVALGLGRSTRWLLMHHVGHRGYDRVPGMPASRTSKGFAKGARRFVDWLDWMLPEAWVFEHNVLHHSHTGEEADPDLLERNAEGSLRDNSRSLPLRYVQLALLAVTWRASYYAPETLGSLRRKGRREGGALTRAELWELFTRCYLPYATVFFGLYPAAFLVLGPWAAFSVFCNSVLADVVTNLHTFFVVGPNHTGEDLYRFDSAPANKAERMVQQVVGSANYRTGGDLNDYAHLWLNYQIEHHLWPDLPMLKYREAQPHVRALCEKYGIPYVQESVWTRARKMVDVVVGKTSMKRLVKAAAPAMSAADARAEASAA from the coding sequence ATGTCCCGCGGCACCCCTGACTTCGACCTGGCTTCCGTGGACGTGGAGGGCTTCTACCGGGAGCTGAAGGAGCTGCGCGCCCGGCTGGACGCGGACCTGGGCGAGTCGGACGCGGCGCACCTGCGGAAGCTGGAGCGCTGGGGGAAGGTGGCGTCGGTGCTGGGCGTGGCCACGGCGTGGATCGCGCCCAACCCGCTCTCCGCGGTGGCGCTGGGGCTGGGCCGCTCCACGCGCTGGCTGCTCATGCACCACGTGGGGCACCGGGGCTATGACCGCGTGCCGGGCATGCCCGCGTCGCGCACCAGCAAGGGCTTCGCGAAGGGCGCCCGCCGGTTCGTGGACTGGCTGGACTGGATGCTGCCGGAGGCGTGGGTCTTCGAGCACAACGTGCTGCACCACTCGCACACCGGCGAGGAGGCGGATCCGGACCTGCTGGAGCGCAACGCGGAGGGCTCGCTGCGTGACAACAGCCGGTCGCTGCCCCTGCGCTACGTGCAGCTGGCGCTCCTGGCCGTCACCTGGCGCGCGAGCTACTACGCGCCGGAGACGCTGGGCTCGCTGCGCCGCAAGGGGCGGCGCGAGGGTGGGGCGCTGACGCGCGCGGAGCTGTGGGAGCTCTTCACGCGCTGCTACCTGCCGTACGCCACCGTCTTCTTCGGGCTGTACCCGGCGGCGTTCCTGGTGCTGGGACCGTGGGCGGCGTTCAGCGTGTTCTGCAACTCCGTGCTGGCGGACGTCGTCACCAACCTGCACACCTTCTTCGTGGTGGGGCCCAACCACACCGGCGAGGACCTGTACCGCTTCGACTCCGCGCCCGCGAACAAGGCGGAGCGCATGGTGCAGCAAGTGGTGGGCAGCGCGAACTACCGCACCGGCGGCGACCTCAACGACTACGCCCACCTGTGGCTGAACTACCAGATTGAGCACCACCTCTGGCCGGACCTGCCGATGCTGAAGTACCGCGAGGCGCAGCCGCACGTGCGCGCCCTCTGCGAGAAGTACGGCATCCCGTATGTGCAGGAGAGCGTCTGGACGCGCGCGCGGAAGATGGTGGACGTCGTCGTGGGCAAGACGTCCATGAAGCGGCTGGTGAAGGCCGCGGCGCCGGCCATGTCCGCCGCGGACGCACGGGCGGAGGCCTCCGCGGCCTAG
- a CDS encoding mucoidy inhibitor MuiA family protein, producing the protein MRTSILLPLVKVTVLEDRALIERSGAVTLPPGPCRLVVDGLPAVAVDRSLQAKLTGGTVTQASLRRTMRAVLPEALREHHSELARRAFEREQVLARAQAEVRRLEAKHELLETARQDVLRAISERTGAGEADPAQWKDQLATVRKEQTAADDQLRQARRDLGRLERQHIQETRDVLSRTEAPEPTVDVRAELDVSHSVGGEATLTLSYLVPCAAWRPAYRAVLGLAEAASTVTLECEAVVWQNTGEPWKDVTLAFSTARPTLGATPPRLTEDWLTLRDKTSREKQVVDVSIREESVQETGESGTAKAADALPGMDDGGEPVTLSAPHKATVPSDGEAHRVALFSFTAPATSELVACPEQSPLVHRVARFDNTGPTVLLAGPVDLVRANGYVGRAQLKFAGRNERVKLGFGSEDSLRVSRQVDMGEEVARITGRRTRTQKVKLFVSNMGAKPAALAVEERMPVSEVEAVEVAMLKDATKPAPTKVSDEGIVRFELSVPPRSRQTVTFGFTVASAAKVAGL; encoded by the coding sequence ATGCGCACTTCCATTCTGTTGCCCCTGGTCAAGGTGACGGTCCTGGAGGACCGGGCCCTCATCGAACGCAGCGGCGCGGTGACGCTGCCCCCGGGCCCCTGCCGCCTCGTGGTGGACGGGCTGCCGGCGGTGGCGGTGGACCGCTCGCTCCAGGCGAAGCTCACCGGCGGCACGGTGACCCAGGCCAGCCTGCGCCGCACGATGCGCGCGGTGCTGCCGGAAGCGCTGCGTGAGCACCACTCGGAGCTGGCCCGGCGCGCCTTCGAGCGCGAGCAGGTGCTGGCCCGCGCCCAGGCGGAGGTGCGGCGCCTGGAAGCCAAGCACGAGCTGCTGGAGACCGCGCGCCAGGACGTCCTGCGCGCCATCTCCGAGCGCACCGGCGCCGGCGAGGCGGATCCGGCGCAATGGAAGGACCAGCTCGCGACGGTCCGCAAGGAGCAGACCGCGGCGGACGATCAGCTGCGGCAGGCCCGCCGGGACCTGGGGCGCCTGGAGCGGCAGCATATCCAGGAGACCCGCGACGTGCTGTCGCGCACGGAGGCGCCGGAGCCCACGGTGGACGTGCGCGCGGAGCTGGACGTGAGCCACTCGGTCGGCGGCGAGGCGACGCTGACGCTCAGCTACCTGGTGCCGTGCGCCGCCTGGCGTCCGGCCTACCGCGCGGTGCTGGGGCTCGCGGAGGCGGCGTCCACGGTGACGTTGGAGTGCGAGGCCGTCGTCTGGCAGAACACCGGCGAGCCGTGGAAGGACGTGACGCTGGCCTTCTCCACGGCGCGGCCCACGCTGGGGGCCACGCCGCCCCGGCTCACGGAGGACTGGCTGACCCTGCGGGACAAGACGTCGCGCGAGAAGCAGGTGGTGGACGTCTCCATCCGCGAGGAGTCAGTCCAGGAGACGGGCGAGTCGGGGACGGCAAAGGCCGCGGACGCGCTGCCCGGCATGGACGACGGCGGCGAGCCGGTGACGCTGTCCGCGCCGCACAAGGCCACGGTGCCGTCGGATGGCGAGGCCCACCGCGTGGCGCTGTTCTCCTTCACCGCGCCCGCCACGTCGGAGCTGGTGGCCTGTCCGGAGCAGTCGCCGCTGGTGCACCGGGTGGCCCGCTTCGACAACACGGGCCCGACGGTGCTGCTCGCGGGGCCGGTCGACCTGGTGCGCGCCAACGGCTACGTGGGCCGCGCGCAGCTCAAGTTCGCGGGCCGCAACGAGCGCGTGAAGCTGGGCTTCGGCAGCGAGGACTCGCTGCGCGTGTCGCGGCAGGTGGACATGGGCGAGGAGGTCGCGCGCATCACCGGCCGCCGCACGCGCACGCAGAAGGTGAAGCTGTTCGTCTCCAACATGGGCGCGAAGCCCGCGGCGCTCGCGGTGGAGGAGCGCATGCCGGTGTCGGAGGTGGAGGCGGTGGAGGTGGCGATGCTCAAGGACGCCACGAAGCCCGCGCCCACGAAAGTGAGCGACGAGGGCATCGTGCGCTTCGAGTTGAGCGTGCCGCCGCGCTCCCGGCAGACGGTGACCTTCGGCTTCACCGTGGCCAGCGCCGCGAAGGTCGCGGGCCTGTAG
- a CDS encoding FAD-dependent monooxygenase — protein sequence MTSPSSRHVLIAGAGIGGLTLACALRRAGVRATVFERAEALRPVGAGIIVQMNAAVALRRIGLCDAVVAEGERAEDSRILDTTGARITGVDVRSVQEELDAPMVSIHRARLQAVLRAHAGPEETVRLGVSVTGFQDDGARVTVSLSDGGTVCGDVLVGADGLHSAVRAGLLGARPTRYSGYTSWRGVCPASDLVKAGHFTETWGPGARFGIVPIGHGEVYWYATLNAPQGAQDAPGQTLAILQERFAGWHAPIARVLAATPPERVLRTDIHDRPPVRSWSRGRVTLLGDAAHPMTPNLGQGGCQAIEDGVVLGECLTAPGGVEDALKAYESRRVRRANALVVMSWRMGRLAQWESPAARFVRDALFRRVPESAARRQLQTLVQGLR from the coding sequence ATGACGTCCCCATCCTCTCGCCACGTCCTCATCGCTGGAGCCGGCATTGGCGGCCTCACGCTGGCCTGCGCCCTGCGCCGCGCGGGAGTCCGCGCCACCGTGTTCGAGCGCGCCGAAGCGCTGCGTCCGGTGGGCGCGGGCATCATCGTGCAGATGAACGCCGCGGTCGCCCTGCGCCGCATCGGCCTGTGTGACGCGGTGGTGGCGGAGGGCGAGCGCGCCGAGGACAGCCGCATCCTCGACACCACGGGGGCCCGCATCACCGGCGTCGACGTGCGCTCGGTCCAGGAGGAACTGGATGCCCCGATGGTGTCCATCCACCGCGCCCGCCTCCAGGCCGTCCTTCGCGCCCACGCGGGCCCGGAGGAGACTGTGCGGCTGGGCGTCTCCGTCACGGGCTTCCAGGATGACGGCGCCCGCGTCACGGTGTCGTTGTCCGATGGCGGCACCGTTTGCGGCGACGTCCTGGTGGGCGCGGATGGGCTGCACTCCGCCGTGCGGGCCGGCCTGCTGGGCGCGCGGCCCACGCGTTACTCTGGCTACACCAGCTGGCGTGGCGTCTGTCCGGCCTCCGACCTGGTGAAGGCCGGCCACTTCACGGAGACCTGGGGACCCGGAGCCCGCTTCGGCATCGTGCCCATCGGCCATGGCGAGGTGTACTGGTACGCCACGCTGAACGCGCCGCAGGGGGCGCAGGACGCCCCGGGCCAGACGCTCGCCATCCTCCAGGAGCGCTTCGCGGGATGGCACGCCCCCATCGCGCGGGTGCTCGCGGCGACGCCGCCGGAGCGGGTCCTGCGCACGGACATCCACGACCGGCCGCCGGTGCGCAGCTGGAGCAGGGGCCGCGTGACGTTGCTGGGCGACGCCGCGCATCCGATGACCCCGAACCTGGGGCAGGGCGGCTGTCAGGCCATCGAGGACGGCGTCGTGCTCGGGGAGTGCCTCACGGCCCCCGGCGGCGTGGAGGACGCACTGAAGGCCTACGAGTCCCGCCGCGTCCGGCGCGCCAATGCGCTGGTCGTGATGTCCTGGCGGATGGGACGGCTGGCCCAGTGGGAGAGCCCGGCCGCACGCTTTGTCCGCGATGCACTATTCCGGCGGGTTCCGGAGTCTGCCGCGAGACGTCAGCTACAGACCCTGGTGCAGGGCCTGCGCTGA
- a CDS encoding MBL fold metallo-hydrolase, protein MLTEVQAGPYTVRGVSVGGVYTSLLVPELGVLLDAGIPIRSFAGTDRIFLSHGHADHASALGSLLGIRALVGKGPPFVYLPAEIEAPVQEALAALGRLHRMKSEIRTVPLRPGDTVKVQQDLWVRAFRTHHPVPSLGYQFLRRVAKLKPEYRELPPAEIGRRRQAGEPLFDEVERLELAYCTDTLSNVLERQPSLFDSRVLILECTFIDAERTVRDAQERAHIHLEEIASMADRFQNEALVLMHFSQAYSPAQVHATLQARLPASLLERVRVFAPDSGRWFG, encoded by the coding sequence ATGCTGACCGAGGTGCAGGCGGGACCCTATACCGTGCGCGGCGTGTCCGTGGGCGGCGTGTACACGTCGCTCCTGGTGCCGGAGCTGGGGGTGCTGCTGGACGCGGGCATCCCCATCCGGTCCTTCGCTGGCACCGACCGCATCTTCCTCAGTCATGGGCACGCGGACCATGCGAGCGCGCTGGGATCGCTGCTGGGCATCCGCGCGCTCGTGGGGAAGGGGCCGCCGTTCGTCTACCTGCCGGCGGAGATCGAAGCGCCCGTGCAGGAGGCCCTCGCGGCCCTGGGGCGCCTGCACCGGATGAAGTCCGAGATCCGCACCGTCCCCCTGCGCCCTGGCGACACCGTGAAGGTGCAGCAGGACCTGTGGGTTCGCGCCTTTCGCACGCACCACCCCGTGCCGTCGCTGGGCTACCAGTTCCTCCGCCGCGTCGCGAAGCTCAAGCCCGAGTACCGCGAGCTGCCTCCCGCGGAGATTGGGCGCCGCCGCCAAGCCGGCGAGCCCCTGTTCGATGAGGTCGAACGCCTGGAGCTGGCCTACTGCACCGACACCCTCTCCAACGTGCTGGAGCGCCAGCCCTCCCTGTTCGACAGCCGTGTGCTCATCCTCGAATGCACGTTCATCGACGCGGAGCGCACCGTGCGCGACGCGCAGGAGCGCGCCCACATCCACCTGGAGGAGATCGCGTCCATGGCGGACCGCTTCCAGAACGAGGCCCTGGTCCTGATGCATTTCAGTCAGGCTTACAGCCCCGCGCAGGTCCACGCGACGCTCCAGGCCCGGCTGCCGGCGTCACTGCTCGAACGCGTGCGAGTCTTCGCGCCTGACTCCGGCCGCTGGTTCGGGTGA
- a CDS encoding type VI immunity family protein has product MNYSFLQISRGKKTVTQVGLSLCFYLPKSTLDVTQAVSESLQTYLHAISPQTLTHYSDDEGEWQELDAAGWVVVREKMKRPLRADVFLTNDAPYPNGYEFHYDGKDLHAAIFRRDPGHVSAVRCVLPPSWMNTHGPDSVRKLALELAAPLPFSSGHAGLAVTGFLGMGSVTLDLIPQLVQYPGVDLMELDLVSWEIGTRLRVPHWLTFIGDPALSAMGGVDFLRSQLHTPGTTVEALDASRAVVTLGPAPLAGGPDQPLPAYRELARVLEPWAFHATRRPADFPDEDFFPWDRRFLD; this is encoded by the coding sequence ATGAACTACTCATTCCTTCAGATTTCGCGTGGAAAGAAAACCGTCACACAAGTCGGCTTGAGCCTTTGTTTCTATCTTCCCAAGTCCACGCTGGACGTCACACAGGCGGTCTCTGAATCCCTACAGACGTATCTTCACGCCATCTCGCCCCAGACGCTCACCCACTACTCGGATGATGAGGGTGAATGGCAGGAGCTGGACGCAGCCGGCTGGGTTGTGGTCCGTGAGAAGATGAAACGCCCGCTCAGAGCGGATGTCTTTCTCACCAACGACGCTCCTTATCCCAACGGATACGAATTTCATTACGACGGAAAGGACCTCCATGCAGCCATCTTCCGTCGCGATCCAGGTCACGTGAGCGCGGTTCGATGTGTTCTTCCGCCGTCATGGATGAACACCCACGGTCCCGACAGCGTCCGGAAACTGGCGCTGGAGCTGGCAGCGCCGCTGCCCTTCAGCTCCGGGCACGCGGGACTGGCCGTCACCGGCTTCCTCGGTATGGGCTCTGTCACATTGGACTTGATTCCCCAATTGGTCCAATACCCCGGAGTCGACCTCATGGAGTTGGATCTGGTCTCCTGGGAGATCGGCACCCGCCTGCGCGTCCCGCACTGGCTCACCTTCATCGGCGATCCCGCGCTAAGCGCCATGGGAGGCGTGGACTTCCTGCGCTCCCAGCTCCACACGCCCGGCACCACCGTGGAAGCCCTCGACGCGTCCCGGGCCGTCGTCACGCTGGGGCCCGCGCCGCTCGCCGGCGGTCCGGACCAGCCGCTTCCGGCCTACCGGGAGCTGGCCCGCGTCCTGGAGCCCTGGGCCTTCCACGCGACCCGGCGACCCGCGGACTTTCCCGACGAGGACTTCTTCCCGTGGGACCGCCGGTTCCTCGACTGA
- a CDS encoding NADH:flavin oxidoreductase/NADH oxidase, whose product MSSKLFTPLKLRDITLRNRVVVSPMCQYSSEDGFANEWHVVHLGSRAVGGAGLVLTEATAVEPEGRISPQDLGLWKDAHVEQLARINRFMHQNGAASGVQLAHAGRKASTPRPWDAGKRVDPEHGGWTVLGPTTEAFDEGYPVPVALDEAGIQRIVKAFADSAVRAKAAGFQVIELHAAHGYLLHEFLSPLSNKRTDRYGGTFENRTRFALEVTRAVRAKWPESLPLFMRISATDWVEGGWTPEDSVALARLVAKEGVDLVDCSSGGVVPYAKIPVGPGYQTHLAEKVRKEAGVLTGAVGMIRSAFQAEHILATGQADLIIIARELLRDPYWPLRAAKELRSDVLWPHQYERAKN is encoded by the coding sequence ATGAGCAGCAAGCTGTTCACCCCCCTGAAGCTGCGGGACATCACCCTGCGCAACCGCGTGGTGGTCTCGCCGATGTGCCAGTACTCGAGCGAGGACGGCTTCGCGAACGAGTGGCACGTGGTGCACCTGGGCAGCCGCGCGGTGGGTGGCGCGGGGCTGGTGTTGACGGAGGCCACGGCGGTGGAGCCGGAGGGCCGCATCTCGCCGCAGGACCTGGGGCTGTGGAAGGACGCGCACGTGGAGCAGCTGGCGCGCATCAACCGCTTCATGCACCAGAACGGGGCCGCGTCCGGCGTCCAGCTGGCGCACGCGGGCCGCAAGGCCTCCACGCCCCGCCCGTGGGACGCGGGCAAGCGCGTGGACCCGGAGCATGGCGGCTGGACGGTGCTGGGGCCGACGACGGAGGCCTTCGACGAGGGCTATCCCGTGCCGGTGGCGCTGGACGAGGCGGGCATCCAGCGCATCGTGAAGGCATTCGCGGACTCGGCGGTGAGGGCGAAGGCGGCGGGCTTCCAGGTCATCGAGCTGCACGCGGCGCACGGCTACCTGCTGCACGAGTTCCTGTCGCCGCTGTCGAACAAGCGGACGGACAGGTACGGCGGGACGTTCGAGAACCGGACGCGCTTCGCGCTGGAGGTGACGCGCGCGGTGCGAGCGAAGTGGCCGGAGTCGCTGCCCCTGTTCATGCGCATCTCCGCGACGGACTGGGTGGAGGGAGGCTGGACGCCGGAGGACTCCGTGGCGCTGGCGCGGCTGGTGGCGAAGGAGGGCGTGGACCTGGTGGATTGCTCGTCGGGCGGCGTGGTGCCGTACGCGAAGATTCCCGTGGGGCCGGGCTACCAGACGCACCTGGCGGAGAAGGTGCGCAAGGAGGCGGGCGTGCTGACGGGCGCGGTGGGGATGATCCGCTCCGCGTTCCAGGCCGAGCACATCCTGGCCACGGGCCAGGCGGACCTGATCATCATCGCGCGGGAGCTGCTGAGGGATCCGTACTGGCCGCTGCGCGCCGCGAAGGAGCTGCGCTCGGACGTGCTGTGGCCGCACCAGTACGAGCGCGCGAAGAACTGA